The window atcttaacccctaggccaccagggaagtcccctcacagACTTTCGTGAAGAAAAGAAAGCTCTGGTTGCAGAGGAAGCTCCTGGTGCCTGGCCAGCACTGCCCTGCCTGGGTCATGGGAGGACTCCGATGGACCCAGCTCCCTGCCAGGGCTCAGCCCTTGGACCACACTGTGCCCAGGGCTAGAGCTTGGGTTTGGGTCACACGTGTCTGGGGGGCAGAGGCTGGTACCAGCAGCAGACAATGAAGTCTCACAGAGAAGCCCACAGACATTACCAGGTTAGAGCTGAGTGACCAAGCCAGCTGTGTGTCTCAGTCTCCCGGAGCCTGATTTATGAGCCCAATTCCCAGTTGCCTTATTTTTGGCATAAGAGGGAAAAGCCACTGCTTCAAACTCTCAAAATGGTAACTTTCCACTCTCGTTGTTTActcactaggtcatgtccgactctttgcaaccccatggactgtagcccagcaggctcctctgtccatgggattttccaggcaagaatactggagcaggctgctatttcctcctccaggggattttcctgacccaaggatggaacccacgtctcctgcattggcaggtgggttcttgaacACTGAGCCACCAACTTTCCCCAGATGTGGCCTAATCAGTAGGTCTAGCTGGAGACTTAAACATACTGAGCCCAAATCTTTGAGAAACCACCATTTTCTCAAGGTTGACACACTTTTGAGCCAGAACCTAGCAGGGGATCAGCCAATGGGCGAACTAAAAGCCTTCGTTTATTTTCTCCCCTAGATGCTTCTCTTAAGATCAAGGCTCAGGCAAGTAAGTTGGAGGAATAGTAACCAGAGCTCGCGGGATCCTGGGCTATTTTCCTGACTTTGTGGAAAATCCCATCTGGAGATGTGtaggctccccacccccaccccgatgGAAAGTCTTCCAAGAGGAAGATTTGGAGTTCAAGTTTTGCTGCCAAAAGCACTTCCTGGACAAATACTCAACAGTTCTTGGGGGTAAACGTCTCCATAGGGTCATGAGAGGATCCTCCCAGTTGTTCGTGCTCTCCCTGGTTTCATTTCCACATGTTTGCAGAGCTGGTTTCCAGCCTCTCGGCCTTGAAAGCAAACTGCAAAGCAGACCAGCAGTTGAACATGACCTGTGATCTGGCTTCTAAAATTCCTGTGGCTCCCTCTTGATTGCAATCAGGAAATTTAACATGTCACTAACATTAACATTGCAAATAACCACTCCGTTGACGGCTAGATTCGTGCAGAGCACATTTGAGAGCATTTTCTGGGGCTCTTTGGGAAAGAATGTAGGCTAGGCCGTCAGTCTGCCTGGGTGCAAATTCTAGctctgacctcagttttctcatctgtaaaatggaagtttTAGGGCCCACCAAGTATCTGGCACACAGAAGGTGCTTGGTAAACACTGTGTGGCCTTTCGTGATgtcagaagaggaaacaggcccaaagagggtatgctgctgctgctgctaagtcgcttcagtcgtgtctgactctgtgcgaccccatagacggcagccctccaggctctcccgtccctgggattctccaggcaagaacactggagtggggtgccatttccttctccaatgcatgaaagtgaaaagtgaaagtgaagtcgctcagtcgtgtccgactcttcgtctgcgaccccatggactgcagcctactaggctcctccgtccatgggattttccaggcaagagtactggagtcgggtgccatcgtcttctccaCAGAGAAGGTATACACCTGGGGAAAGGCAGCCAGGGGTTCCAGCCTCCAGGGCTGGGAAGAGAGTCTTCAGGTGGCTCACCAAGTGGGCTCAGGGGGAGTGGGCTGGAGGCGGGGAATGGAGCCCAAGCTAGAGCCATCCAGGACCTTGACGGAGCCAGGAAAAGGTGGTGCAGGCCAGAGACGAGCCTGGGAAGGACTCAGCTGACGTCCCCGCAGCTTCTGGAGTGGCGGCAGAGCAGAGCCCATAGGCTGAGACCTGGACTCAAGGCCCCATAGCAGGCTGGGCTTCTACAGGTCAGCGGTGACTCCCTAAACCCCTAACCCCCAACCTCCCTGGTCTAATACCCCAGGGAGGGAGATTATCAAGTCTCAGAGCTGCCACCAAAGGGCAAACTCTCACAGAAACAGATCAACCCCTTTATTCCACCTCTTCTGACCCAGCTGCAGCTGGTTGAGGACTGGGAGCGCCCACAAGGACTGGCATTTTGAGTCCATAACTGCTTGTCCCTCCTCCCCAGCTGGAGAGCAAATCCGATCAACAGGCTTTAAATGTtccagtccccaccccacccccatttttttccccctgcaactctttatttatttatttttggttgcactgggtctttgttgctgcacccgggctttccctagttgtcgAGGGTGGGGTCTACTCTTcactgcggtgcacaggcttctcactgggtggcttctcttgttgcagagcatggactctaggtgtGTGGGCATCAGTAGTTATGGCAGAGAGGCATAGCTACTCCTCGGAATGtgaagtcttcctggaccagggatcaatcccatgtcCCCTTCATTTGTAGATGGattctgtgccaccagggaagttcctgatcCAGCCTTTAAACTGGAACCACTTTCACTTCCACCCCGACCCCGAAAGGCTGGAAGCCCAACCTGTTAGGGCTCCTGTCTCCATATAATTGAGTGGGGGAAGGGGGTCACCAGAGTTACCAGCTTGCAGGGCACCTGGTAACTGCAGTCACCCTGGACCAGGATATAAAAAAGAGTGGTTCAAGCTGGGAGAGTTGTTACAAGCAAGGTTCTGTGACCAGAGAGCCCAGGTTCGAATCCTGGCTTGTGGCATGTCTTAAAGGAGGTTgcaggcttcgctggtggctcagatggtaaagaatctgcctgcaatgcaagagacctgaattCACTCCCTGGTTttaaaagatcctctggaaaaggaaatggcaacccactccagtattcttgcctggagaatcccatggatagaggagcctggtgggctagtccatggggtcgcaaagagttggacacgacttagtgactaaaccaccaccaccacagataTTGATGTctttgagttgtggtgctggagaagactattcagagtccctcagacagcaaggagatcaaaccagtccatcctaaaggaaatcaagcctgaatattcattggaaggattgatgctgaagctcaagctccaatactttggccacctaatgaaaagaaccgactcactggaaaagatcttgatgctgggaaagattgagggtgggaggaggaggggatgacagaggatgagatggttggatggcatcactgactcaatggacatgagtttgagcaaactgggagatggtgaaggtcagggaagcctggcgtgctgcagtccatggggtcacaaagagtcagacacattgaGTAACAACAAAGGTGAGTCAGCAGCACCTCCCCTGGAGTCAGGGGAGGCAGAAATGAACTTGATCCGGTCTCTGACCTCACAGGGGAGGGCTGGAGGGGTGACAACTGGGCAGGCCAGACCCACAGAGTGGAGAGGCAGAAGTGCCCAGGGAACCTGGGAGAGGGCTGAGGGGCATGACTGTGGGGGGTGGCGGGGAAAGTCGGGGAGGCAAGGTGGGGAAAGTGGGGTAGGGGAGGTGGAGGCGGGGAAGTGGGTCATCAGCAGCACAAaggcagggaggggcaggagaggtGGGCTGTCTGGAGAGCAGAGAGCAGCTCTAAGGGTGAACCaggtggctgggggtggggaaagtTCTGGAAACCAGAGAATTCAGATGTAGGAAGGCCCGGCAGGCTCATCATTCTGAGGACTCTGCCTGGAGAGCAGTGAGGAGCCATGAGAGCTCTGCGTTGGGAATGCAGGCCTTCTGGAATTATCTGCCTCCACACTGTCCCAGGAGCAGCAGGAGGCCTGGGACAGGCTGAGCGGTCACAGCCTTGCAGGAAGGAGACTTGGGCTGGGCCTGGGCAGGTGGTAGGGTGCTCCCATGGTGGGAGGGGGCGCTGACAGAGGCCCCAGGAGCTGGAGGACCTTGACTAACCCCCACCCAGGTCCCCAAGCAGCACGGCGTGCCCAGAACTCCCAGGACTGTCTTCAGCCATACACCTGGGCCCTGCTGGCCACCTTTCACACTGCTTGCGGGTGACCGTGGGTGACACACGAGAACGGGCAACATGATCATGCGTGTGAAACACTCGAGGGTGTGTGTCACTCCAAGTGGCGCGTGTGCGCAGCAGCGGAGAGAGCAGAGACCAGTCACCCTGCCTGTGCTGGGTGACGGAACCCATCACACAGCTGTCAGGAACTGCGCGTTCCCTACACGGCAGCCCTTTTCTCAGCTGGAGAGGGTTCCCAGGTTGCTGCGGCCCTGGGGAGGTCAACCCCCTCCTGCAGGCAGCCCTCCAGGGTGGATCTTGGAGGTGTGGAATCTCACCTTCCTCTCTGGACTTGGAACTCCTCTTTGTATCTTGGCAGCTCTGAGGGCCTGAAGCTTTTTCAAGGCCCAGCCCTCATCCTCTTTGAGACAGTCTGGGAAGGGCTGGGAATCCCCAGTGGCCACCCGGTCCCTCAGTGACCACAGCACAGCTTTCCTCTCACCGTGTTTATTCGTCTCAAGGGCAGCCCCTCTCCCAGGGGAGGCTGGGCTCATATTTTGCGGCTTCCAAAGATGGGACGGTTCACATGCTCCGGGGAGGCCAGGAATGCCTTGAGCTTGGGCCGGGCGCTGAGGCGGGCCACGTAGGCCGAGAGTAGGGGGAAGGGGTCCAGGCAGCCGGGGACCAGCACCTGATGATTGAGCAGCAGGTCCAGCAGGTTGTAGTCGGCGAAGGAGATCTGtagggcagggggcaggagggCTTGAGTGGTATCAGGAGAGAGAGGGCGCGGCTTGAGGGGGCAGAACACTGGCTGCTCCAGGAGCCAGTCACGGCCTTGCTCTGGGCCTCGGTTTGCCCATCTGAAAAATGGACCTCCAATGGCTGGAGGTTCCAACCTCCAGGGAGCAGAGACCAGTCACCAGTCCTCTCACCCTGGCTCTCGAAGACATTGGGGGAGTTCCAACCTCCCCCAGTGCTCACCTGGTTGCCCACGATGAAGGCCTGGCCCCCCTGATTCTGGGACAGGAGGGTCTCGAAAGGCTTCAGGTGCGCCGGCAGCTCCTGAACATATTGGGCTTTGTCCTCCTCCTGTGAAAGGAAGTGATGCCTGTGGTGGCCTGCGGTGGGCCTGGCCCCAGGCAGCCTCCCCGCCCCAGCCCTGAGCGCCGGCCCCAGTGGCTCACGCGCTTGTGGTGAATGAGGTGGCCGCAGCGCCTGCGGAGGTCTTCCAGGCCATCGTTCACCATGTCCACCAGTGCCGCCTCCCGCTCGTCTGTGCCGTAGAGCCCTGCGTCAGCGGCCGGGTGGAGGGTCACGTTCTGTCCGGGCTGGGGTCCGGCCCACTCAGTGCTCCCCTTCCCCCCAGACCTGAAGGCCTCAGGTCTggacacccaggtctcctgctctgGGGGGTCCGCTCTGCCCAATTCTGTCACTCCTGTCTCCACGAGCCTAAGGAACGTACCCAGCAGGAGTCCAGGCGCTCGTCTTTGAGACCAGACCCTGGTCCCTGGGACTCGGGAACTCCCAGCCCAAGCCACCCCCAGTTCTTCCTCCAAGCTGTCCCCCTGCAAGGGCCAGCCAGGCTCTGATTACGCCTCCCCAGGCCCGAGGGGTGCCCGCTTGTGGGGCCTGGCCAGAACCTGGCTCTGCAGACTGTCGTGTCCCTCTGAGTGCAGGACTTGCATGGGGTGGGACGGCGAGAGGCAGGCTACACCAGAGGCCCCGTCCTCTCACCCTGGCTCTCGAAGAAGTCAGGGTGGGCCTGGGCCTGGCTGCTCCCACTCCCTTTCCCTGACTTCCCTGATGTGGGATCCCCTTCCCACATCCTCCTgtacccaccccccaacccccaagcTGGCCGAAAAAGAGGCAGTCACCTCCCCAAGCCACATTCCTGCCACCCTTGAAACAAGGCCACAGACCTGCTCATTGTGTGCACCAGGCTTTGCAGATTCGGGTGaggccagggcaggaggagaccagCCTTGAAGCTCCTGGTCACACCCACAGTGACTCTAGACTACAGCGGCATGTACCATGTGGTGGCCAGTGACCACCTCTGAGCTGTCATCCAGGAAGCGATGAACCCAGGAGGGCTGCCGGCCCAAGCCATGTGGTCCCTGCCCTGGGGGGCTAGAAGCCCCAGCCCTGTCACCCAGAACCCTCCTAACCCAGGCCCTGCCCCTTCCTCTAGGGCCATCTGGCCTATCCCCCAGCCGTAGGACCAGATCCCAGGACATCTGGGTGGGACCCTTCAGGAGCTTTCCTGGACTGGGCTGCCTTCAGCCTCGGGACTCACCAAAGGAGCGGCCCAGGTGTCGCAGGATGGCATTAGACTGGTACAGGGTGAGGTCTCCATCCTGGAACTTGGGGAGCTGCCCATACAGCTGGGAGGGGTGGGGCACGGCTCGGTAAGGGACACTGAGCTCAGCTGCCCCCTACTCAAGGGTTGCCCCACCTGTCTGGGCGCCGTCACTCACGCAGGAGGCCTTGAGTGGGCCCTGCAGCCAGCTCTCCTTGGTGACCACCTCCTCCTTCCAGCTCTGGTCCTGGTCGGCCAGCAGCATGCGCAGGGCCTCGCAgcgccctgggggaggggaggatggggcagtgggggtgggcaGAGACCCCAGCCTCGCAGCAGCCCCCTGGGGAAGTCAGGAGTGGATGGGAACTGGATGTGGAGACAGGACACAGACCAGAGTCTGAGCCCCCTGAGAAGATGAGCAGCGGATAAAGAGTGCAGTCCCCGGCCCCCACAGCGTCTGGACCAGGTGGACAGGGTTG is drawn from Bubalus kerabau isolate K-KA32 ecotype Philippines breed swamp buffalo chromosome 5, PCC_UOA_SB_1v2, whole genome shotgun sequence and contains these coding sequences:
- the LOC129653568 gene encoding glutathione S-transferase P-like; translation: MPPYTIVYFPTRGRCEALRMLLADQDQSWKEEVVTKESWLQGPLKASCLYGQLPKFQDGDLTLYQSNAILRHLGRSFGLYGTDEREAALVDMVNDGLEDLRRRCGHLIHHKREEDKAQYVQELPAHLKPFETLLSQNQGGQAFIVGNQISFADYNLLDLLLNHQVLVPGCLDPFPLLSAYVARLSARPKLKAFLASPEHVNRPIFGSRKI